From one Triticum urartu cultivar G1812 chromosome 3, Tu2.1, whole genome shotgun sequence genomic stretch:
- the LOC125545837 gene encoding long chain base biosynthesis protein 2d: MVRLPYLTALTTLFSYGLLFAFGHFRDFFRRILDAGKSSNLKGYAPICLGYEDFYTRRLYLRIQDCFGRPIASAPDAWFDVVERHSNDGNKTLQRTTKTSKCLNLGSYNYLGFAAADEYCTPRVIESLKKYSASTCSARVDGGNTKLHTELEELVARFVGKPAAILFGMGYVTNSAIIPILIGKGGLIVSDSLNHISIVNGARGSGATVRVFQHNNPAHLEDVLREQIAGGQPRTHRPWKKIIVIVEGIYSMEGELCNLPEIMAVCKKYKAYTYLDEAHSIGAVGKTGRGVCELLGVDPADVDIMMGTFTKSFGSCGGYIAASKEIIQHLKHACPAHIYATSMSPPAVQQVISAIKVVLGEDGSNRGAKKLAQIRENSNFFRSELQKMGFEVLGDNDSPVMPIMLYNPAKIPAFSRECLRQNVAVVTVAFPATPLLLARARICISASQSREDLIKGLEVISKVGDLIGIKYFPVEQEKVASVDKLKKLE; this comes from the exons ATGGTGAGGCTCCCGTACCTGACCGCGCTCACCACGCTCTTCAGCTACGGCCTCCTCTTCGCCTTCGGCCACTTCCGCGActtcttccgccggatcctcgaCGCCGGCAAATCCAGCAACCTCAAG GGTTACGCGCCCATTTGCCTGGGGTACGAGGATTTCTACACGCGCCGCCTCTACCTCCGCATCCAG GACTGTTTTGGCCGACCTATTGCCAGTGCGCCCGATGCTTGGTTTGATGTAGTTGAGCGTCACTCAAATGACGGCAACAAGACACTCCA ACGTACCACAAAAACATCCAAGTGTCTTAACTTGGGTTCCTACAACTACCTTGGTTTTGCTGCAGCAGATGAGTACTGCACTCCTCGTGTTATTGAGTCACTCAAGAAATACTCTGCCAGTACTTGCAGTGCCAGAGTTGATGGAG GAAATACTAAGCTGCACACAGAGCTCGAGGAACTAGTTGCACGATTTGTTGGCAAGCCTGCAGCTATTCTTTTTGGCATGGGTTATGTGACAAACTCTGCGATCATTCCTATTTTGATTGGGAAG GGGGGGCTGATAGTTAGTGATTCACTGAACCATATTTCTATAGTGAATGGAGCCAggggttcaggggctactgtccgGGTTTTTCAACATAACA ACCCTGCACATCTGGAAGACGTACTGAGGGAGCAGATTGCAGGGGGGCAACCTCGTACACACAGGCCATGGAAGAAGATAATTGTGATTGTTGAGGGAATTTATAGCATGGAAGGGGAGTTATGCAACCTTCCTGAGATTATGGCTGTCTGCAAGAAATACAAG GCCTACACATATTTAGACGAGGCACACAGTATTGGAGCTGTTGGAAAGACTGGAAGAGGTGTATGTGAACTACTAGGAGTGGATCCAGCTGATGTCGACATCATGATGGGAACATTTACAAAATCGTTTGGATCGTGCGGAGGTTATATTGCAGCATCAAAA GAGATCATTCAACATCTCAAGCATGCATGCCCAGCCCATATTTATGCAACATCCATGTCGCCTCCAGCAGTCCAGCAGGTCATCTCTGCGATAAAGGTCGTCCTTGGGGAAGATGGATCTAACAGAG GGGCCAAGAAACTTGCTCAGATTCGGGAGAACAGCAATTTTTTCCGTTCAGAGCTTCAGAAAATGGGTTTTGAGGTGCTGGGAGATAATGACTCACCTGTCATGCCTATCATGCTTTACAATCCTGCTAAAATTCCTGCATTCTCAAGGGAGTGCTTGAGACAAAAT GTTGCTGTTGTGACTGTTGCATTTCCTGCAACGCCACTACTACTTGCCAGAGCTAGGATATGTATCTCAGCTTCTCAATCAAGGGAGGATCTAATTAAAGGGTTGGAG GTTATCAGCAAAGTTGGTGATCTCATCGGAATCAAGTACTTCCCCGTTGAGCAAGAGAAGGTTGCATCTGTTGACAAACTTAAGAAGCTTGAGTGA